In Paenibacillus sp. FSL M7-0420, a single genomic region encodes these proteins:
- a CDS encoding glycoside hydrolase family 3 C-terminal domain-containing protein: MDAAMYPFRQMKLPLDERVQDLLSRLTLVEKVSLMPQYQAAIERLGVGGYKHGTEGAHGISWLGKATSYPQPSGLACTWNPALLQRIGSAIGDEARAFYRKNPTINGLTLWAPTVDMERDPRWGRTEEAYGEDPELTGRLSTALVQGIQGDHPVYLKAVATLKHFLGNNNEIDRGVASSSIDPRNMREYYLEAFKPAFKEGGAQSMMTAYNSVNGVPVILHPAVMEIVKGEWEMDGFIVSDAGDLFGIVKDHKYYDSFAQSMAESIKNGIDSVTEETEETIKVIHEALREGLLTEEDLDRALANTFRVRFRLGEFDPEEGNPYTMIDDSAILSKAHGELSLEAAKESIVLLKNDNAALPLNAAALSKVAVIGTLGDEAFRDWYSGTLPYAVTPMQGITKKLSGKQVTFESGDDRIILTSAASGQAVGLTGEDGRLAVLHDQPERGEMFRHTAWGWTAHTLESASRGQYVTLTDAGTLTASADEIYGWYVKESLNMVQEGEGTVSLRTWNDQPLVISAEDGTIRVAEEETSAEAAQFHKKVVVNGVEAAVEAARAAEVAVVFVGNHPLLNGKEEIDRPDIVLPVEQENLVKAVYAANPNTVVVIVGSYPISSTWIDEHIPAVLYTSHSGQELGHAVADVLFGDYSPSGKLNMTWYRSVSQLPEFMDYDIIKGKRTYMYFDGEPLYPFGHGLSYAQVDYNKLSLAAEEVQQDGTINLSVELENSGGVDGDEVVQLYVQCLSTRIRRPLKQLKRFDKIRLAAGQKQTVTFTLPAAELSFWDVSREQYCVEDGEYMLMAGRSSGDIRLSATIRVHGETVPPRDLYTPVKAENYDDYDSVFLDECKAGGAAVHPVKEGAWIAFHNVRFAEGAAGVEMLVSSVQGGMVEVRTGSPSGKLAATLTVPSGGVQQWHSQSAIASVDAGTTDVYLVLRGEVLLSRVQFTV; the protein is encoded by the coding sequence ATGGACGCTGCTATGTATCCTTTTAGACAAATGAAATTGCCATTAGATGAACGTGTTCAGGATCTGCTCTCCCGGCTGACGCTGGTGGAGAAGGTCAGTCTGATGCCGCAATATCAGGCTGCCATTGAACGGCTGGGTGTAGGCGGTTACAAGCATGGAACGGAGGGAGCGCACGGGATTTCCTGGCTCGGCAAAGCCACCTCATACCCGCAGCCAAGCGGCCTTGCCTGCACCTGGAACCCGGCGCTGCTGCAAAGAATCGGCTCGGCGATCGGCGATGAGGCCAGAGCCTTTTACCGTAAGAATCCCACCATTAACGGCTTGACCCTGTGGGCACCGACTGTGGATATGGAGCGGGACCCGCGCTGGGGGAGAACAGAGGAAGCCTACGGGGAAGACCCTGAGCTGACAGGCCGATTGAGTACAGCGCTTGTTCAAGGAATTCAAGGCGATCACCCGGTGTATCTGAAAGCGGTCGCAACCCTGAAGCATTTCCTCGGGAACAACAATGAGATTGACCGGGGCGTGGCTTCGTCCAGCATTGACCCGCGCAATATGCGCGAATATTATCTGGAAGCGTTCAAGCCTGCCTTCAAGGAAGGCGGCGCACAATCCATGATGACCGCCTACAATTCGGTGAACGGCGTGCCGGTTATCCTCCATCCGGCGGTGATGGAGATTGTGAAGGGCGAATGGGAGATGGACGGCTTCATTGTCAGCGATGCCGGAGACCTGTTCGGGATTGTGAAGGATCATAAGTATTATGATTCCTTCGCCCAGTCTATGGCGGAGTCGATCAAGAACGGCATAGACAGTGTAACTGAAGAGACAGAGGAGACCATTAAGGTCATTCACGAGGCGCTCCGTGAAGGTTTGCTGACGGAGGAGGATCTGGACCGCGCGCTGGCGAACACCTTCCGCGTCCGCTTCCGGCTCGGTGAGTTCGACCCGGAGGAAGGTAATCCGTATACGATGATAGACGACTCAGCCATTCTCAGCAAAGCGCATGGCGAGCTGTCACTCGAAGCCGCGAAGGAATCCATCGTGCTGCTGAAGAACGATAACGCAGCCCTTCCGCTGAATGCAGCCGCGCTCTCCAAGGTGGCTGTGATCGGCACGCTGGGGGACGAAGCATTCAGAGACTGGTATTCCGGTACGCTGCCGTATGCGGTGACCCCTATGCAGGGAATCACCAAGAAGCTGTCAGGCAAGCAGGTCACCTTCGAGAGCGGGGATGACCGGATCATTCTGACCTCCGCTGCCAGCGGACAAGCGGTGGGGTTAACAGGTGAGGACGGACGGCTCGCAGTGCTGCATGATCAGCCGGAGCGGGGAGAGATGTTCCGCCATACGGCGTGGGGCTGGACCGCTCATACCCTTGAATCCGCCAGCAGGGGACAATATGTTACCCTGACAGATGCCGGCACACTGACCGCTTCCGCGGATGAAATCTATGGCTGGTATGTGAAGGAATCGCTGAACATGGTTCAGGAAGGCGAAGGAACTGTCAGCCTGCGCACCTGGAATGATCAGCCGCTTGTTATCAGTGCTGAGGACGGAACCATTCGCGTTGCTGAAGAAGAAACGTCTGCCGAAGCAGCCCAATTCCATAAGAAAGTTGTCGTGAACGGCGTAGAAGCAGCGGTAGAAGCGGCCCGGGCCGCTGAGGTTGCCGTTGTCTTCGTCGGTAACCATCCGCTCTTGAACGGCAAGGAGGAGATTGACCGGCCGGATATTGTACTGCCCGTAGAGCAGGAGAATCTGGTCAAGGCTGTCTATGCCGCCAACCCGAACACCGTCGTGGTGATCGTCGGCAGCTATCCGATTTCCTCCACCTGGATCGACGAGCATATTCCGGCCGTGCTGTACACCTCGCACAGCGGACAGGAGCTGGGCCATGCCGTCGCAGATGTCCTGTTCGGCGATTACAGCCCGTCCGGCAAGCTGAATATGACCTGGTACCGCAGTGTCAGCCAGCTGCCTGAATTCATGGACTACGATATTATCAAAGGCAAGAGAACTTATATGTACTTCGACGGTGAACCGCTCTATCCGTTCGGTCACGGTCTGAGCTATGCGCAGGTGGACTACAACAAGCTGTCCCTGGCAGCAGAGGAAGTGCAGCAGGACGGCACGATCAATCTGAGCGTAGAGCTTGAGAACAGCGGCGGCGTTGACGGTGACGAGGTAGTCCAACTCTATGTCCAGTGCTTGTCTACCCGGATCAGGCGTCCGCTTAAGCAATTGAAGAGGTTTGACAAAATCCGGCTGGCTGCCGGACAGAAGCAGACGGTCACATTCACCTTACCGGCCGCTGAACTCTCCTTCTGGGACGTCAGCCGCGAACAGTACTGTGTGGAGGATGGGGAATACATGCTAATGGCAGGCCGTTCCTCGGGAGATATCCGGCTGTCCGCCACAATCAGGGTGCATGGCGAGACAGTTCCGCCGCGTGATCTGTATACGCCAGTGAAGGCTGAGAATTACGATGATTACGATAGCGTCTTCCTTGATGAATGCAAGGCAGGCGGCGCTGCGGTGCATCCGGTGAAGGAAGGGGCATGGATCGCCTTCCATAATGTCCGTTTTGCAGAGGGTGCAGCAGGTGTCGAGATGCTGGTATCCTCCGTCCAGGGAGGTATGGTTGAAGTCCGGACCGGCAGCCCGTCCGGCAAGCTGGCGGCTACCCTTACAGTTCCGTCCGGCGGCGTTCAGCAGTGGCACAGCCAGTCCGCTATAGCGAGTGTGGATGCAGGGACCACAGATGTATATCTTGTCTTGCGGGGTGAGGTTCTGCTCAGCCGCGTGCAGTTTACGGTGTAA
- a CDS encoding sugar efflux transporter — protein sequence MLKRTYALLLIPTYPIFLLCMLFQGMAISISAPFLAVYFTEELGVSAGTFGIFTAVTLLSGVALSMFIAKRSDAGLNRRRLMVICMMFNAVAFAGYIFIHDFYPLLAYMTIFTALGAPAMPQLFASAREAVSASSSPDHALANSALRSMFSLGFISGPLVGAALLSRFGFQGIFSSTTLIFLLNALLVFSFVRPPAAKQQVHRRIQQPSGLQRSARVLVPFLILTLLYTGHWANSLNISLFIVNTLGGTTQNVASVASICALMEIPFMLVLGLLSAKYDSKVLLGWGMAMGGIYYALVIGVGELWQLIAGQVLLAFFVAVISAIGISYIQDLLPDLPGYASTLYTNATTIGRLAGSLAGGAAAQWLGYRHSYLLCVVLVVCSLGLLLWPRRSPDEKITTPLAS from the coding sequence ATGCTCAAAAGAACCTATGCTCTGCTCCTCATTCCAACCTACCCTATATTCCTGCTCTGCATGCTGTTCCAGGGAATGGCCATCTCTATCAGCGCTCCATTCCTGGCGGTCTACTTCACAGAAGAACTCGGTGTCAGTGCCGGAACCTTCGGAATATTTACAGCGGTGACGCTCCTTAGCGGAGTAGCCTTAAGCATGTTCATTGCCAAACGCTCCGACGCCGGGCTGAACCGCCGCAGGCTGATGGTGATCTGTATGATGTTCAACGCCGTTGCTTTTGCCGGATACATATTCATCCATGACTTCTACCCGCTGCTGGCTTATATGACCATATTCACCGCATTAGGCGCCCCGGCGATGCCGCAATTATTCGCCAGTGCCAGAGAAGCTGTGAGCGCCAGCAGCTCTCCTGATCATGCCTTGGCTAACTCGGCTCTGCGCTCGATGTTCTCCCTTGGCTTCATCAGCGGTCCGCTGGTAGGAGCCGCACTCCTGAGCCGCTTCGGATTTCAGGGGATCTTCTCATCGACCACTCTGATCTTCCTGCTCAATGCCCTTCTGGTGTTCAGCTTCGTACGGCCTCCAGCCGCTAAGCAGCAGGTCCACAGACGTATCCAGCAGCCGTCCGGGCTGCAACGCAGCGCCAGGGTACTGGTTCCTTTTCTCATCCTGACCCTGCTCTATACCGGACACTGGGCCAATAGTCTGAATATCTCCTTGTTTATTGTCAATACGCTGGGAGGTACTACACAGAATGTAGCTTCGGTGGCCAGTATCTGTGCGTTAATGGAAATTCCGTTCATGCTGGTGCTGGGGCTGCTGTCAGCCAAATACGACAGCAAGGTGCTGCTGGGCTGGGGAATGGCAATGGGGGGAATCTATTATGCGCTGGTAATCGGAGTAGGTGAGCTGTGGCAGCTCATCGCCGGACAGGTGCTGCTGGCTTTTTTTGTCGCTGTGATCTCTGCAATTGGCATCAGCTATATTCAGGATCTGCTGCCGGACCTTCCCGGCTATGCCTCCACGCTGTATACCAATGCTACAACCATCGGCAGACTGGCCGGAAGCCTGGCGGGAGGAGCCGCAGCCCAGTGGTTAGGATACCGCCATTCCTACCTGCTCTGCGTAGTTCTGGTAGTCTGCTCACTGGGATTGCTGCTCTGGCCCCGCCGCTCACCGGACGAGAAAATCACCACACCACTTGCCTCTTAA
- a CDS encoding glycoside hydrolase family 88/105 protein: MGAGEKQAVPVSCVSKEEVMQKLDLVTNKLLKLGRPDNEAELQNLGEDAGRRGYFARDFGMEEWDWPQGVGLYGLQKLDRHFGDGRYAAYTKPWMDRQLEKGLPSRNINTTAPMLSLMELEEAGELSLEWIEWLMQGLPRTLEQGYQHVTTGTQKHEISLHENEIWIDTLFMAILFTAKMGVKYDNPQWRETSLHQLLLHIKYLYDKKTGFFFHGWHFAERHNFSEAFWCRGNGWFALGLPEYLELMRPYLADGVFSYLQQTLQAQAEALLACQSGDGLWHTLLDDPGSYTETSGSAAIAAGILNSVRRGLLPEAYSEPALRAIRAILDRIDGEGTVLGVSGGTPIGAAKEDYKGIIIAPMAYGQAMALVALGEALHYC; the protein is encoded by the coding sequence ATGGGAGCAGGAGAGAAGCAAGCGGTGCCGGTTAGCTGTGTGAGCAAGGAAGAGGTTATGCAGAAGCTGGACCTGGTCACGAATAAGCTGCTGAAGCTGGGCCGGCCGGATAATGAAGCGGAATTGCAGAACCTGGGGGAAGACGCGGGACGCCGGGGGTATTTTGCAAGGGACTTCGGGATGGAAGAGTGGGATTGGCCGCAGGGAGTGGGGCTGTATGGCCTGCAAAAGCTGGACCGGCATTTCGGGGACGGCCGTTATGCGGCATACACCAAGCCATGGATGGACCGGCAGCTGGAGAAGGGATTGCCCAGCCGGAATATTAATACGACTGCCCCGATGCTGTCGCTGATGGAGCTGGAAGAGGCCGGAGAGCTGAGTCTCGAATGGATAGAATGGCTGATGCAGGGGCTACCCCGGACGCTGGAGCAAGGCTATCAGCATGTGACTACAGGGACTCAGAAGCATGAGATTTCGCTCCATGAGAACGAGATCTGGATTGATACGCTGTTCATGGCGATTCTGTTCACTGCCAAAATGGGGGTGAAGTACGATAACCCGCAGTGGCGCGAGACCTCGCTGCATCAGCTGCTGCTGCACATTAAATATCTGTATGACAAAAAGACCGGCTTCTTCTTCCATGGCTGGCATTTTGCAGAGCGCCACAACTTCAGCGAAGCTTTCTGGTGCCGTGGCAACGGCTGGTTCGCGCTCGGTCTGCCGGAATATCTGGAGCTGATGCGGCCCTATCTGGCAGACGGAGTCTTCAGCTATCTCCAGCAGACGCTACAGGCCCAGGCCGAAGCCTTGCTCGCTTGTCAGAGCGGGGACGGACTATGGCATACCCTGCTGGATGACCCCGGCAGCTATACCGAGACTTCGGGTTCGGCTGCGATTGCCGCCGGAATTCTGAACAGTGTGCGCCGGGGGCTGCTCCCGGAGGCCTATAGCGAACCTGCACTACGGGCAATCCGCGCCATCCTGGACAGAATTGACGGCGAAGGCACAGTGCTCGGCGTGTCCGGCGGTACTCCCATCGGCGCAGCCAAGGAGGACTACAAAGGGATCATCATTGCCCCTATGGCCTACGGACAGGCGATGGCGCTGGTCGCGCTGGGCGAAGCGCTGCATTACTGCTGA
- a CDS encoding alpha-mannosidase, with protein MLFTEEKLIKRQAEVEKYRYLKVQELTEFAFAEDEEGANGVYPESVSFDGIIRLQEHWRGRDRYIWLRTEIVLPPGQAGFKIAGRFDFGKTGDFNNSGFESLLFVNGSPYQGVDNNHREVIFGDEWGGQTVELAFRLWSGLEGGGVPRIQEHRLSEAFIGYLDESIDDLFYMSKAALDTFRYLGRDQPEKQWLLRALNEAFRLIDWSEPGSPEHTASLYKAGASLNQAIEAMPQTFDVTLTAVGHTHIDVAWLWRLKHTREKTARSFSTVLRLMEEFPEYQFLQTQPQLYAYLEQDYPELFGRITEKVKEGRWEAEGAMWLESDCNIPSGESLVRQIMLGKRYLSEQFGVESKYLWLPDVFGYSWALPQILRKSGIDTFMTTKISWNQFNRMPHDTFWWRGMDGSEVLTHFITTSEKDGAEYTYNGRMTAGLLRGIWNSYQDKEINDHLMFAYGWGDGGGGPTREMLELRRRFDKLPGIPKIEMGSAGEYFTGLHERIGKAESFVHTWNGELYFECHRGTYTSQARNKKYNRRLELLLRDAEWLHTLTGVRQGNLETAYPAAELTGIWEILLRNQFHDIIPGSSIAEVYEDSDAEYAEGEARSLALINGVVQEKADSRFTLLNSSNWNRPRYALLPIAAADSASVHDADGNRLWQQRTADGEVLVYVPSVPALGTAVLKVVHGQAGKAPQESQVQPLAAVSGNTLSTPLVEVVWNEQGHFTSMIDRKSGRELLAPGQRGNVLQVFEDKPLDFEAWDIDIFYQEKMTEISQLTGCELTENGPLRAVLRMTWTYHRTAVTQDIIFYRDTVRIDFHTELDWHGHNQLLKVAFPVDIHALEATYDIQFGNVKRPTHWNTSWDYARFETVGHQWADISEKGYGIALLNDCKYGYDIKDSVLRLTLLKSAVHPDPQQDQGHHEFTYALYPHTGDFVEGRVVQEAWELNNPLRSVAGELEGNPLLYIDGAHVTVDAIKRSEDGKDVVVRLHEYAGSRTQITVDSAYSMASWQECNLMEEPLGDWQEAEELSFQVKPYEIRTFRIKLRGTQS; from the coding sequence ATGTTATTCACAGAAGAAAAGCTGATCAAACGCCAGGCTGAAGTGGAAAAGTATAGATATCTTAAGGTTCAGGAGCTTACAGAGTTCGCGTTCGCTGAGGATGAGGAAGGGGCTAACGGTGTATACCCGGAGTCGGTCTCCTTTGATGGCATCATCAGGCTTCAGGAGCATTGGCGCGGGCGGGACCGTTACATCTGGCTGCGCACAGAGATCGTGCTGCCGCCTGGTCAGGCAGGCTTCAAAATTGCCGGCAGATTTGATTTTGGCAAAACAGGGGACTTCAATAACTCCGGCTTCGAATCGCTGCTGTTCGTGAACGGATCGCCTTATCAGGGCGTAGATAACAACCATAGAGAGGTAATCTTCGGCGATGAATGGGGCGGACAGACGGTAGAGCTGGCCTTCCGGCTATGGTCGGGACTTGAGGGCGGCGGAGTGCCCAGAATTCAGGAGCACCGGCTCAGCGAAGCGTTCATCGGCTATCTGGACGAGAGCATTGATGACCTGTTCTATATGTCGAAGGCGGCGCTCGACACCTTCCGTTATCTTGGCAGAGACCAGCCGGAGAAGCAGTGGCTGTTAAGAGCGCTGAACGAAGCCTTCCGTCTGATTGACTGGTCGGAGCCGGGCTCGCCAGAGCATACTGCTTCGCTGTATAAGGCAGGCGCCAGTCTGAATCAGGCGATAGAGGCGATGCCGCAGACTTTTGACGTAACGCTTACGGCTGTGGGCCATACCCATATTGATGTTGCCTGGTTGTGGAGGCTGAAGCATACCCGTGAAAAGACAGCCCGTTCCTTCTCCACCGTTCTGCGGCTGATGGAGGAGTTCCCGGAGTACCAGTTCCTGCAGACGCAGCCTCAATTGTACGCATATCTGGAGCAGGATTATCCGGAGTTGTTCGGGCGGATCACCGAGAAGGTGAAGGAAGGGCGCTGGGAAGCGGAAGGGGCGATGTGGCTGGAGTCGGATTGTAATATCCCGTCCGGTGAGTCGCTGGTCCGCCAGATTATGCTGGGCAAACGCTATCTCAGTGAACAATTCGGCGTAGAGAGCAAGTACCTGTGGCTGCCGGATGTCTTTGGATACAGCTGGGCGTTGCCGCAGATTCTCCGTAAATCGGGCATCGACACGTTCATGACGACCAAAATCAGCTGGAATCAGTTCAACCGGATGCCGCATGACACCTTCTGGTGGCGGGGGATGGACGGCTCGGAGGTGCTGACACATTTCATCACGACCTCCGAGAAGGATGGGGCAGAGTACACGTATAACGGCCGGATGACGGCGGGGCTGCTGCGCGGAATCTGGAATTCCTATCAGGATAAGGAGATCAACGATCACCTGATGTTTGCATACGGCTGGGGTGACGGAGGCGGCGGGCCGACGCGGGAGATGCTGGAGCTTCGGCGGCGCTTCGACAAGCTTCCGGGCATTCCGAAGATTGAGATGGGCAGTGCCGGGGAATATTTCACCGGGCTGCATGAACGGATCGGGAAGGCGGAGTCGTTCGTACACACCTGGAACGGGGAGCTGTATTTCGAATGCCACCGGGGTACGTATACCTCACAAGCCCGCAACAAGAAATATAACCGCCGCCTGGAGCTGCTGCTGCGCGATGCCGAGTGGCTGCATACGCTGACGGGTGTAAGACAGGGGAATCTTGAAACCGCTTATCCTGCGGCTGAACTGACCGGGATCTGGGAGATTCTGCTGCGCAACCAGTTCCATGACATCATTCCCGGTTCGTCGATCGCTGAGGTCTATGAGGACAGTGATGCTGAATATGCAGAAGGCGAGGCGCGCTCACTGGCTCTGATTAACGGTGTTGTCCAAGAAAAAGCTGACAGCAGGTTCACGCTGCTGAACAGCTCGAACTGGAACCGTCCGCGTTATGCACTGCTTCCTATAGCTGCAGCAGATTCCGCAAGTGTTCATGACGCAGACGGGAACCGGCTGTGGCAGCAGCGGACGGCAGACGGGGAAGTGCTGGTCTACGTTCCGTCTGTGCCTGCATTGGGTACGGCGGTGCTGAAGGTAGTTCACGGGCAAGCAGGCAAGGCTCCTCAGGAGTCACAGGTTCAGCCGCTTGCAGCTGTATCCGGCAACACGCTGAGCACACCGCTTGTGGAAGTGGTGTGGAATGAGCAGGGGCATTTCACTTCGATGATCGACCGGAAGAGCGGCCGTGAGCTGCTGGCTCCCGGGCAGCGCGGGAATGTACTACAGGTGTTTGAAGATAAGCCGCTGGATTTCGAAGCGTGGGATATCGATATTTTCTACCAGGAAAAGATGACCGAGATCTCGCAGCTGACCGGATGTGAGCTGACCGAGAATGGTCCGCTGCGGGCGGTGCTGCGTATGACCTGGACCTATCACCGCACAGCGGTTACCCAGGATATCATCTTCTACCGTGATACTGTGCGGATTGACTTCCATACTGAGCTGGATTGGCACGGACATAACCAGCTGCTGAAGGTGGCTTTCCCGGTGGATATTCATGCGCTGGAGGCTACCTATGATATTCAGTTCGGTAACGTGAAGCGTCCTACACACTGGAATACGAGCTGGGATTACGCCCGCTTCGAAACGGTGGGCCATCAGTGGGCGGATATCAGCGAGAAGGGGTATGGCATTGCGCTGCTTAATGACTGCAAATACGGCTACGATATCAAGGATAGCGTGCTCCGGCTGACGCTGCTGAAATCGGCGGTGCATCCCGATCCGCAGCAGGATCAGGGGCATCATGAATTTACGTATGCCCTGTACCCGCATACCGGTGATTTCGTCGAAGGCAGGGTGGTCCAGGAGGCGTGGGAGCTGAATAATCCGCTGCGCAGTGTGGCAGGTGAGCTGGAAGGGAACCCGCTGCTTTATATCGATGGTGCGCATGTGACAGTGGATGCTATCAAACGTTCGGAGGACGGCAAGGATGTGGTGGTGCGCCTGCATGAGTACGCCGGTTCCCGGACACAGATTACTGTAGATAGCGCCTATTCTATGGCTTCCTGGCAGGAATGCAACCTGATGGAGGAGCCGCTGGGAGACTGGCAGGAAGCAGAGGAGCTGAGCTTCCAGGTGAAGCCTTATGAGATCAGAACGTTCAGAATCAAGCTGCGCGGGACGCAGAGCTGA
- a CDS encoding metallophosphoesterase family protein: MKRRARPARKRGLRAKRQAVPGVKRRIKVQTVEFAVFGDSHVGYGNSLSIFKSLLPKAVGSGNKRFIIFGGDNTQAGADHGNNAGTYYKEFKDTVTSTLGSIPYKASIGNWEASTRSLFTQYLGAVAGQMNFPGTQGKVRYVWLDCALGQFTPASLNLLRNLDDRYFYIIDFHWPLRVQGITVDSSHVLSAAETSKFFTAIPAKAREKVLAIFTHHGHKFYRKLNNIYPGYTKTKFFVTGCSGDYKCKPGGNMGYYNATLTSSGPGYKVEAYIAH, translated from the coding sequence ATGAAGAGACGGGCAAGACCGGCACGGAAGCGGGGGCTTCGCGCCAAGCGGCAGGCTGTACCCGGAGTGAAGCGCAGAATCAAGGTGCAGACAGTTGAATTTGCGGTGTTTGGTGACAGTCACGTGGGATATGGGAACAGCTTGAGCATCTTTAAGAGTCTTTTGCCTAAGGCAGTGGGCAGCGGGAACAAACGGTTTATCATCTTCGGGGGAGATAACACCCAGGCGGGGGCGGATCACGGGAATAACGCCGGGACGTACTATAAGGAATTCAAGGACACCGTTACCAGTACGCTGGGAAGCATCCCTTACAAGGCGTCGATCGGGAATTGGGAGGCCAGCACACGGTCGTTGTTCACCCAGTATTTAGGGGCGGTGGCCGGACAGATGAATTTCCCGGGAACGCAGGGCAAGGTGAGATATGTATGGCTGGATTGCGCACTGGGGCAATTCACGCCGGCCAGCCTCAATCTGCTGCGTAATCTGGATGACAGGTATTTCTATATTATTGATTTCCATTGGCCGCTGCGGGTGCAGGGCATTACGGTGGATTCCAGCCATGTGCTCAGCGCGGCCGAGACCTCCAAGTTCTTCACGGCCATTCCGGCAAAAGCCAGAGAGAAGGTGCTGGCGATCTTCACTCATCACGGGCACAAATTCTACCGGAAGCTGAACAACATCTATCCGGGGTACACCAAGACCAAATTCTTCGTCACCGGCTGCTCCGGGGACTACAAATGCAAGCCCGGCGGGAATATGGGCTACTATAACGCCACATTAACCAGCAGCGGGCCAGGCTATAAAGTTGAGGCTTATATCGCGCACTGA
- a CDS encoding SDR family NAD(P)-dependent oxidoreductase produces the protein MNILITGAGRGLGLELAAAALERGHAVIAGVRDLTRGQAALADLAAVYGDKLTLVTLDVTDEAGIAALAASLTEQARTLGVIINNAAVLNATDTALEALDMEEMQRAMDINLYGPMRVVKHLLPLLTGPDASIINISSEAGSITNAYPGSYPYTISKTALNMFTQKLHVTLKDRGIHVLSVHPGWMPTDMGGAKAPLHPRTSAEGILDLIGQRAEPSGHFRFVDYTGEDMDI, from the coding sequence ATGAATATTCTAATTACAGGGGCGGGACGCGGACTGGGCCTTGAATTGGCGGCAGCTGCGCTGGAGCGTGGACATGCTGTTATTGCCGGGGTGCGGGATCTGACGCGCGGGCAGGCAGCATTAGCTGATCTGGCGGCAGTATACGGGGATAAGCTTACTCTTGTGACGCTTGATGTGACGGACGAGGCCGGAATAGCAGCGCTTGCTGCCAGCCTGACAGAGCAGGCCCGGACACTCGGCGTCATCATCAATAATGCCGCAGTGCTGAATGCCACGGACACCGCACTTGAAGCGCTGGATATGGAAGAGATGCAGCGTGCCATGGATATCAATCTGTACGGGCCGATGCGGGTGGTCAAGCACCTTCTGCCGCTGCTGACCGGGCCGGATGCTTCAATCATCAATATCTCATCAGAGGCAGGCAGTATCACCAATGCTTACCCGGGCAGCTATCCGTATACGATCTCCAAGACCGCGCTCAATATGTTCACGCAGAAGCTCCATGTCACGCTGAAGGACCGCGGCATCCATGTGCTCAGCGTCCATCCCGGCTGGATGCCTACCGATATGGGCGGAGCTAAGGCACCGCTTCACCCGCGCACCAGTGCCGAAGGCATTCTGGACCTGATCGGGCAGAGAGCCGAGCCGTCCGGCCATTTCAGATTCGTGGATTACACGGGTGAGGATATGGATATCTAG
- a CDS encoding helix-turn-helix transcriptional regulator gives MLDSDLLYDQGYSIRINTPADPLFYYFDYDQRSHDINMEFQHDHDFYEIHILLDSSATHIIEGNVHALQQYDIVLLAPYRLHMTQYPAGPPHKRLIINFNLPRNIPGFETAYNAMLQPFAEEVPIYRFTGGLRSAVFEPLNAIFNCSRNTSPLNPVLIHSLFQQFLCSLSQQNDKNAYVLEEIGNAMMQKIYSITAHIHSHYGSELSLDSISKEFYISPYYLSHQFRTVTGFTLTGYIQMTRVRKAQQLLLHTRYKISDIAGQCGFNSFSQFNRIFNKQSGMSPSAFRKAQGASGGASSLSSY, from the coding sequence ATGCTTGACAGCGACCTGTTATATGACCAAGGATATAGCATACGTATCAATACCCCGGCTGATCCGCTCTTTTACTATTTCGACTACGATCAGCGCTCTCACGACATCAATATGGAGTTCCAGCACGATCATGACTTTTATGAGATTCATATTCTGCTGGATTCCAGCGCTACTCATATTATTGAAGGTAATGTACATGCCCTGCAGCAATATGACATTGTTCTGCTTGCTCCGTACCGGCTGCATATGACCCAGTATCCCGCAGGCCCGCCGCATAAGCGACTAATTATCAACTTCAACCTGCCCAGGAATATACCCGGATTTGAGACCGCTTACAATGCAATGCTGCAGCCGTTCGCCGAGGAGGTTCCGATCTACCGGTTCACCGGAGGGCTGCGCAGTGCCGTGTTTGAGCCGCTCAATGCTATTTTCAACTGTTCCCGCAACACTTCACCGCTGAATCCGGTACTGATTCACAGTCTGTTCCAGCAGTTCTTATGCAGTCTGTCCCAGCAGAATGACAAGAATGCGTACGTGCTTGAGGAGATCGGCAATGCCATGATGCAAAAAATCTATTCAATCACCGCCCACATTCACAGCCATTACGGCAGCGAGCTGTCCCTGGACTCCATCTCCAAGGAATTCTATATCAGCCCTTATTATTTATCGCACCAGTTCAGAACCGTCACCGGCTTCACCTTGACCGGGTACATCCAGATGACCCGCGTCCGCAAAGCCCAGCAGCTCCTGCTCCATACCCGGTACAAGATCTCCGACATCGCCGGGCAATGCGGCTTCAACAGCTTCTCCCAGTTCAACCGCATCTTCAATAAGCAGAGCGGCATGTCCCCCTCCGCATTCCGCAAGGCGCAGGGGGCATCTGGCGGGGCTTCGTCTTTGAGTTCGTATTGA